The genomic segment AGATCGCCGGCCTCGACCACGCCGCCGCCGACGACGATCACCGCCGGGTCGAGCGCCTGGACCAGGTCGACGCAGGCGAGCCCGAGCCACTTGCCGATGTCGGCGAGCGCCGCGACCGATGCCGGCTCGCCCTTCCGCGCCGCGTCGGTGATCATCGGCCCGGTGACCTTCTCCGGGTCGCCGCCGGTGAGTTCGGTCAGGATCGGCGCGGTGGCCGGCACGTGCGCCACGGCCACCTGACCGAGGCGCACCAGCGCCTGACCGCTCGCGTACTGCTCCAGGCAGCCGCGCCGGCCGCAGCCGCAGACCTGCCCGTCCGGCACCGCGGTCAGGTGGCCGAGTTCGGCGGCGATGCCGTGGGCGCCCCGGATCAGCCGGCCCTCCATGATCACCGCGCCACCGATGCCGGTACCGACGGTGTACATGATCATCGACTCGACGTCGCGGCCGGCGCCGAAGCGGTACTCGGCCCAGGCGGCGACG from the Actinocatenispora thailandica genome contains:
- a CDS encoding ROK family glucokinase gives rise to the protein MSVTIGVDVGGTKVAAAVVAEDGTVVAETRRDTPADDVSRTLQMIMDAVEELASAHQAEAIGVGAAGWIDADRSTVLFAPNIAWRNEPLRAELADKFGLPVVVENDANVAAWAEYRFGAGRDVESMIMYTVGTGIGGAVIMEGRLIRGAHGIAAELGHLTAVPDGQVCGCGRRGCLEQYASGQALVRLGQVAVAHVPATAPILTELTGGDPEKVTGPMITDAARKGEPASVAALADIGKWLGLACVDLVQALDPAVIVVGGGVVEAGDLLLTPARQAYVDGMAQRGQLPVAELRPAEMGNTAGVVGAADLARSR